The following are from one region of the Hydrogenophaga sp. BPS33 genome:
- a CDS encoding ATP-binding response regulator, which produces MNHPASAVNPAALPALPELVLQRSVELVIGQSRLGCVTAIVVSLLLGTVFVPEVGWPSFGLWFGVVATGFVTRQVWFERLRKTAVVSADQLTRITVASAFTGWLVVLCMPLFAPQLSQDEAAFVFALMISWIAAAVAVLGVQPRVYGAYLCVTLPTALYPMTSHASVPPVLLLAMVLGGYMMFRLSVGIRALLEEAVTTGQRSEWLAQDLERAMRQQKAAFVARSRFLAAASHDLRQPVHALSLLVNVLKKTRDVQRHEEVVSEIERTSHSIQSMFRSLLEMAQIDADSMHARVERVDLQPLLQSVLAGYADRCREKGFHLQTRGIEACVVQADAMLLERVLRNLLDNAVKYTRQGHVALTMETRGERVEIAISDTGVGMSEEDLDNLYQPFHRGQSSRGSGTDGLGLGLAIARHMVELMGAELHIAAAPHQGTTATVSLLTASLLEPGTRPNVPASLLAGLQVLLVEDDAAARLALSLWLQESGANVLALSNGQEALDQLARAASHAPDLLLADYTLDPGPDGLAVISAWRKQHPSLPAVLVTGEDEVPNLPDALPVLKKPVPPQALVSALQSLLPQRPHDHEPGPPPHR; this is translated from the coding sequence ATGAACCACCCTGCCTCCGCCGTGAACCCTGCCGCCTTGCCCGCGTTGCCCGAGCTCGTCCTGCAGCGCAGCGTGGAGCTGGTGATCGGTCAAAGCCGGCTGGGCTGCGTCACCGCCATCGTGGTGTCGCTGCTGCTGGGCACCGTGTTCGTGCCCGAGGTCGGCTGGCCCAGCTTTGGCCTGTGGTTCGGCGTGGTGGCCACGGGCTTCGTGACGCGGCAGGTGTGGTTCGAGCGTTTGCGCAAGACGGCGGTGGTCAGCGCGGACCAGCTCACGCGGATCACCGTGGCCTCGGCCTTCACAGGCTGGCTGGTGGTGCTCTGCATGCCCCTGTTCGCACCGCAACTCTCTCAGGACGAGGCGGCGTTCGTGTTCGCCCTGATGATTTCCTGGATCGCCGCGGCCGTGGCCGTGCTGGGCGTGCAACCGCGCGTCTATGGCGCCTACCTGTGCGTGACCTTGCCGACGGCGCTGTACCCGATGACCTCGCACGCCAGCGTGCCGCCCGTGCTCTTGCTGGCCATGGTGTTGGGGGGCTACATGATGTTTCGCCTCTCGGTCGGCATCCGCGCGCTGCTGGAAGAGGCCGTCACCACCGGACAGCGCAGCGAATGGCTGGCACAGGATCTGGAGCGCGCCATGCGCCAGCAGAAGGCCGCGTTCGTGGCGCGCTCGCGTTTCCTGGCCGCCGCCAGCCACGACCTGCGCCAGCCCGTGCACGCCCTGTCCTTGCTGGTCAACGTGCTCAAGAAGACGCGCGACGTGCAACGCCACGAGGAGGTGGTGAGCGAAATCGAGCGCACGTCGCACTCGATCCAGTCGATGTTCCGCAGCCTGCTGGAGATGGCGCAGATCGACGCGGACAGCATGCACGCGCGGGTCGAGCGGGTGGACCTGCAGCCTTTGCTGCAGTCGGTGCTGGCGGGCTACGCCGACCGCTGCCGCGAGAAAGGGTTCCATTTGCAGACCCGGGGAATCGAGGCCTGCGTGGTGCAGGCCGATGCGATGCTGCTCGAACGGGTGTTGCGCAACCTGCTGGACAACGCCGTGAAGTACACCCGACAAGGCCACGTGGCGCTCACCATGGAGACGCGAGGAGAGCGCGTGGAGATCGCGATCAGCGATACCGGCGTGGGCATGTCCGAGGAGGACCTGGACAACCTGTACCAACCCTTTCACCGTGGCCAGTCCTCGCGGGGCAGCGGTACGGACGGTCTGGGCCTGGGACTGGCGATCGCGCGCCACATGGTCGAGCTGATGGGCGCCGAACTGCACATTGCCGCCGCGCCGCACCAGGGCACAACAGCCACCGTGTCCCTGTTGACCGCATCCCTGCTCGAGCCCGGCACCCGGCCGAACGTCCCCGCGTCGCTGCTGGCCGGACTGCAGGTGCTGCTGGTGGAAGACGACGCGGCCGCCCGTCTCGCGCTGAGCCTGTGGCTGCAGGAATCGGGCGCCAACGTGCTCGCGCTGTCCAACGGCCAGGAAGCGTTGGACCAGCTGGCACGCGCAGCCAGCCATGCGCCCGACCTGCTCCTGGCGGACTACACGCTGGACCCCGGTCCCGATGGCCTCGCCGTCATAAGCGCCTGGCGCAAACAACACCCCAGCCTGCCCGCCGTGCTCGTCACTGGCGAAGACGAGGTGCCGAACCTGCCCGATGCACTGCCCGTGCTGAAGAAGCCGGTGCCTCCCCAAGCCCTCGTCTCCGCCCTTCAGTCGCTGTTGCCGCAGCGACCGCACGACCATGAGCCTGGACCTCCGCCCCACCGATGA
- a CDS encoding GMC oxidoreductase has protein sequence MSLDLRPTDDTAPDLQQPLSCTWREWIVRPPRERAVDAIVVGSGYGGSVAALRLAEKGYRVLLLERGSEYLPGDFPNDFSGVPKHFRLNIPGRGVPVGRASGLIEVSVGQGMVAITGNGLGGGSLINAGVVVRPDPDVFAQEAWPGAIRHHRDIGPRSLQEAFELAEKTLQGHVYRPPAADHLLCKTVALHRVAERLSEGHEPLQTQPAKLTIDPDKCRACGDCVSGCNVPGAKLTLSTSYLSAALKTQRVQIVTQAQVYRFEPCTEGQHRQWKLTVFATDAQHQVLTQREAAAALVEGPAGDPGHTQRELRASMLVIAAGTLGSTQLLQRSQALSGEALAFSQALGTRLSGNGDSVSIKTAEAQRVNAVGHGADAELRALERRDPAQQHKLVGPTITTHLDLRDRSKPLDQRILLQDGAIPGAIARPFAELLATAYSVSQLGRGWFRNPQPRTGPARDPLAASRAMAQHTQIFLAMGHDGSPGRMVWLPGLDTSAPVFSGAEHLRTYVEQQRLFDRLRPAGTHVHSPLWRWLPENMSRFFLGAQPTATVTTVHPLGGCPMGDDPQTSVVNHRGQVWIHEPAEPRRQGKQPAPPLRPNQPQVYDGLYVLDGSIVPTSLGCNPLLTITALAERAMAHVAVRQHRPRRTQAAHVSAARPRAHFETPRFCRDVSLGETLRSNGDALGDGATALRGPWMRGKDDERRCLVFKARLDSDHFEKTLIEPDHRMAIRQASLCLLRMPEHDGLASPPLPPEELVTYQATEGRFEFLRANALSSGPWLPLLCLLQGLAFLMAALAPVWARGLLLVCWPALVLLACALPYPRTFFTWFALRGWSDIRFHPSPLTGWKRFKSWPAYILQLLTQLAHASEKRHMHYRVAFKRQGHDPGGAVFPAHVIMTARKRVTYRASVVEWARWLARHAWRRTRLPGSKAEIPPLRPGLWAQVMDADIRVWRGTPHLSRPLAHGRMAMGQDNLFDRAMAQLGQKGDTTSGLVLLAGYPLLLARFAIKTRLLDFRLPNFSHRPVSDVADAHDMRIRNSDDDEDFCTPEPHMFVVPRGTSSSDQGTENMDGLSLRLWRYRSTKGDGGKPPVEPGLWQDQKVRRARSVLLLHAFGQSGLSFTHQASESKAGSNLAEAFHHAGYEVWVLDSRMSTRSGYAGDASTVDMQARHDVPLAVDRILGILADELGSGPPVQISAFAQCIGAASLWMALLDGRLSHEPPLERTACATPRLSKIASVAFSQVHALTMGKPVPRAKSWLPGLLQALAPRGVIPFAVRGAQDSVALNFLDRLLSTLPVPAAERAHAKNEDSLATCKRIRFIEAPLFRHENLHPSTVAQMNRLFGEANIRLFAQARRFLERGRLVDEDGVNRYVTDDNIRAHLTMPVQLLHGEKNELFDLRSAIDTDELLTRLDCKKFEHIPRPLRVPGYGHLDVLFGIDAGKKVFKPLLEFFDQAQTYTAAPGEAARDGLLLRAPLVGPWLGKLEERDGQRLARVVFLVDDLHGGSRDRDGITRVVVRQRQADGRYRQLPEVAHGFFEVDAYDPAAADDRPDGVPLQRAYRTAWIDVPLTDDARSFQVFTAHPVHRSSSQQQETPWAQLDITRVPAFVPPRLSIPPLDLGERYRSWTPCTRFLPERVLSERVLSVGVDDETIDLELTKNQNDFAAYELTWRTDGMPIESAMQQRCHVELPESSLNALRRDATAVQFVAASCRHPGLDVDATRTDRVLAPYEAPTDAAFALLVGDQIYADATAGLVDPLSPAERYLERYELAFGPRGMGHFLSHTPTYMVPDDHEWTDAQPNGSPLLKWSWSDRAKDKPYRAQEKAIYRWAGNALTAFQRSLSWPLDYLWQEDPRDRPGVTEHRHGCVNLVLIDSRSWRNRQVEGSAAARVMDAIAFQSLLDSLYQSRNSGLLQVIVTGSVVIPGLYPNADPANPGVSDTWQYAPEQRLRLLDALVKHHPRRFLLISGDYHVSGALSLQLNGRTVGAAIVAPPIYAPLPYANAAPEHVFTRESLALPSGLLTQQVCEGGQVRRGNGVAHIGVERLGEDYRIVCKRKLTVLEVGRDTESDCEIAL, from the coding sequence ATGAGCCTGGACCTCCGCCCCACCGATGACACAGCGCCGGACCTGCAGCAGCCGCTCTCGTGCACCTGGCGCGAATGGATCGTGCGCCCGCCCCGCGAGCGGGCGGTCGATGCCATCGTCGTCGGCTCGGGGTATGGCGGCAGCGTGGCCGCACTGCGCCTGGCCGAAAAAGGCTACCGCGTGCTGCTGCTGGAGCGGGGCAGCGAATACCTGCCCGGTGACTTTCCGAACGACTTCTCGGGCGTGCCCAAGCACTTCCGGCTCAACATCCCCGGGCGCGGCGTTCCCGTGGGGCGCGCCTCGGGCCTGATCGAGGTGTCCGTGGGCCAGGGCATGGTGGCCATCACCGGCAACGGGCTGGGCGGCGGCAGCCTGATCAACGCGGGTGTGGTGGTGCGCCCCGATCCCGATGTGTTCGCACAGGAGGCCTGGCCCGGCGCGATCCGGCACCATCGCGACATCGGCCCGCGCTCGCTGCAAGAGGCCTTCGAGCTGGCCGAAAAAACACTCCAGGGCCACGTGTACCGCCCGCCGGCGGCGGACCACCTCTTGTGCAAGACGGTCGCCCTGCACCGGGTGGCCGAGCGGTTGAGCGAAGGCCATGAGCCCCTGCAGACCCAGCCCGCCAAGCTCACGATCGACCCGGACAAGTGCCGGGCTTGCGGCGACTGCGTCTCCGGCTGCAACGTGCCCGGCGCCAAGCTCACGCTGTCCACCAGCTACCTGTCCGCGGCCTTGAAGACCCAGCGCGTGCAGATCGTGACGCAGGCGCAGGTGTACCGCTTCGAACCCTGCACCGAGGGCCAACACCGCCAATGGAAGCTGACCGTGTTCGCCACCGACGCGCAGCACCAGGTGCTCACGCAGCGCGAAGCCGCTGCCGCGCTGGTCGAAGGTCCGGCGGGCGATCCCGGCCATACGCAGCGCGAGTTGCGCGCCAGCATGCTGGTGATCGCGGCGGGCACGCTCGGTTCGACGCAATTGCTGCAACGCTCCCAGGCCCTCTCGGGCGAAGCGCTGGCGTTCTCGCAGGCCCTGGGCACGCGCCTGTCGGGCAACGGGGATTCGGTCTCCATCAAGACCGCCGAAGCACAGCGCGTCAACGCGGTCGGCCATGGCGCCGATGCCGAACTGCGCGCACTCGAGCGCCGCGACCCGGCGCAACAACACAAGCTCGTCGGCCCCACCATCACCACCCACCTCGATCTGCGCGACCGCAGCAAGCCGCTGGACCAACGCATCCTGCTGCAGGACGGCGCCATTCCCGGTGCCATCGCCCGCCCCTTTGCCGAACTGCTCGCCACCGCGTACAGCGTGTCGCAACTGGGCCGCGGGTGGTTTCGCAACCCGCAGCCGCGCACCGGCCCGGCGCGCGACCCGCTGGCCGCCAGCCGCGCCATGGCCCAGCACACGCAGATTTTTCTGGCGATGGGGCACGACGGATCACCCGGGCGCATGGTGTGGTTGCCGGGCCTGGACACCAGCGCGCCGGTGTTCTCCGGCGCCGAGCACCTGCGCACCTACGTGGAGCAGCAGCGCCTGTTCGACCGCTTGCGCCCCGCCGGCACACACGTGCACTCGCCGCTGTGGCGCTGGCTACCCGAGAACATGAGCCGTTTCTTCCTGGGTGCACAACCCACGGCCACCGTCACCACCGTGCACCCCCTGGGCGGCTGCCCGATGGGCGACGATCCGCAGACCAGCGTGGTGAACCACCGGGGCCAGGTGTGGATCCACGAACCCGCGGAGCCCCGCCGGCAAGGCAAGCAACCGGCTCCACCGCTGCGGCCCAACCAACCCCAGGTGTACGACGGCCTGTACGTGCTGGACGGCTCCATCGTGCCCACCTCCCTGGGCTGCAATCCTTTGCTCACCATCACGGCGTTGGCCGAGCGGGCCATGGCCCATGTGGCGGTGCGCCAGCACCGCCCTCGCCGCACCCAGGCGGCGCACGTTTCCGCCGCACGCCCTCGCGCCCATTTCGAAACCCCGCGCTTCTGCCGCGACGTGAGCCTGGGCGAAACCCTGCGCAGCAACGGCGATGCCTTGGGCGACGGCGCCACCGCCTTGCGCGGCCCCTGGATGCGTGGCAAGGACGACGAGCGCCGGTGCCTGGTGTTCAAGGCCCGGCTCGACAGCGACCACTTTGAAAAGACCCTGATCGAACCGGACCATCGCATGGCCATCCGGCAGGCTTCGCTGTGCCTGCTGCGCATGCCCGAGCACGATGGGCTCGCCTCGCCACCGCTCCCGCCAGAGGAGCTGGTGACCTACCAGGCCACCGAAGGCCGCTTCGAATTCCTGCGCGCGAACGCGCTGAGCAGCGGCCCGTGGCTGCCCTTGCTGTGCCTGCTGCAAGGGCTCGCATTTCTCATGGCCGCACTGGCGCCCGTCTGGGCCCGAGGGCTTCTCCTGGTCTGCTGGCCCGCGCTGGTGCTGCTGGCGTGCGCCCTGCCCTATCCCCGCACCTTCTTCACCTGGTTCGCGCTGCGCGGCTGGTCGGACATTCGCTTCCATCCGTCCCCGCTCACCGGATGGAAGCGCTTCAAGTCATGGCCGGCCTACATCCTGCAATTGCTGACGCAATTGGCACACGCCAGCGAGAAGCGCCACATGCACTACCGCGTGGCTTTCAAGCGCCAAGGCCACGACCCGGGCGGGGCCGTCTTCCCCGCACATGTCATCATGACCGCCCGCAAACGCGTGACCTACCGCGCCTCCGTTGTCGAGTGGGCGCGCTGGCTGGCGCGGCATGCGTGGCGCCGCACGCGCCTGCCCGGCTCGAAAGCCGAGATTCCCCCGCTGCGCCCCGGCCTCTGGGCGCAGGTGATGGACGCGGACATCCGCGTGTGGAGAGGCACGCCACACCTGTCCCGCCCACTGGCCCACGGCCGCATGGCCATGGGCCAGGACAACCTGTTCGACCGTGCGATGGCGCAACTGGGCCAAAAGGGCGACACCACCAGCGGCCTGGTTCTGCTGGCGGGCTACCCGCTGCTGCTGGCCCGCTTCGCGATCAAGACGCGCCTGCTCGACTTCCGCCTGCCCAACTTCAGCCACCGGCCTGTGAGCGACGTCGCCGACGCCCACGACATGCGCATCCGCAACAGCGACGACGACGAGGACTTCTGCACGCCCGAACCGCACATGTTCGTGGTTCCCCGGGGCACCTCCAGCAGCGACCAGGGCACCGAGAACATGGATGGCCTGAGCCTGCGGCTGTGGCGCTACCGCAGCACGAAAGGCGACGGCGGAAAACCCCCGGTGGAGCCGGGCCTGTGGCAAGACCAGAAAGTCCGGCGCGCCCGATCGGTTCTGCTGCTGCACGCTTTCGGCCAATCGGGCCTGAGCTTCACCCACCAGGCGAGCGAATCCAAGGCCGGGAGCAACCTCGCCGAAGCGTTCCACCATGCAGGCTACGAAGTCTGGGTGCTGGACAGCCGCATGTCGACGCGCAGCGGCTACGCTGGCGACGCCAGCACGGTCGACATGCAGGCACGGCACGACGTGCCCTTGGCGGTGGACCGCATCCTCGGCATCCTGGCAGACGAGCTGGGCAGCGGACCACCCGTGCAGATTTCGGCCTTTGCCCAATGCATCGGCGCGGCCTCGCTGTGGATGGCCCTGCTCGACGGCCGCCTCTCGCACGAGCCGCCGCTCGAACGCACGGCCTGCGCCACGCCGCGCCTGTCCAAGATCGCCAGCGTGGCCTTCAGCCAGGTGCACGCGCTGACCATGGGCAAACCGGTGCCGCGCGCCAAGAGCTGGCTTCCCGGTCTTCTCCAGGCCCTGGCGCCGCGCGGCGTGATCCCGTTTGCCGTGCGAGGCGCGCAGGACAGCGTGGCGCTCAACTTCCTGGACCGTCTGCTCTCCACCCTGCCCGTGCCGGCGGCCGAGCGCGCGCACGCGAAGAACGAAGACAGCCTGGCCACCTGCAAGCGCATCCGCTTCATCGAAGCACCGCTGTTCCGGCACGAGAACCTGCACCCCTCTACCGTGGCGCAGATGAACCGCCTGTTCGGCGAAGCCAACATCCGCCTGTTCGCGCAGGCGCGCCGTTTTCTGGAGCGCGGCCGCCTGGTCGACGAAGACGGCGTGAACCGCTACGTGACCGACGACAACATCCGCGCCCACCTCACCATGCCGGTGCAGCTGCTGCACGGAGAGAAAAACGAGCTGTTCGATCTGCGCAGTGCGATCGATACCGACGAACTGCTCACCCGGCTGGACTGCAAGAAGTTCGAACACATCCCGCGCCCGCTGCGCGTCCCGGGCTACGGGCACCTCGACGTGCTGTTCGGCATCGACGCGGGCAAAAAGGTGTTCAAGCCCTTGCTGGAGTTCTTCGACCAGGCGCAGACCTACACCGCCGCGCCCGGCGAGGCTGCGCGAGACGGTCTGCTGCTGCGCGCGCCACTGGTCGGCCCCTGGCTGGGCAAGCTCGAAGAACGCGACGGCCAACGCCTGGCGCGCGTGGTGTTCCTGGTGGACGATCTGCACGGCGGCAGCCGGGACCGCGATGGCATCACCCGCGTCGTCGTGCGGCAAAGGCAGGCCGACGGGCGCTACCGGCAACTGCCCGAGGTCGCGCATGGGTTCTTCGAAGTGGACGCCTACGACCCAGCTGCGGCGGATGACCGTCCCGACGGTGTGCCCCTGCAACGCGCCTACCGCACGGCGTGGATCGACGTTCCGCTCACGGACGACGCCCGGTCCTTCCAGGTCTTCACGGCACACCCTGTGCACCGCAGCAGCTCGCAGCAACAAGAGACGCCATGGGCGCAACTCGACATCACGCGGGTCCCGGCCTTCGTGCCGCCCCGGTTGTCGATACCGCCGCTCGACCTGGGCGAGCGGTACCGATCCTGGACGCCGTGCACCCGGTTCCTGCCCGAGCGGGTCCTGTCCGAGCGGGTCCTGTCCGTCGGCGTGGACGATGAGACCATCGACCTTGAGCTCACCAAGAACCAGAACGATTTCGCGGCCTACGAGCTGACTTGGCGCACCGACGGCATGCCGATCGAATCGGCCATGCAGCAGCGTTGCCATGTCGAGCTGCCCGAATCGAGCCTGAACGCGCTGCGGCGCGACGCCACGGCGGTGCAGTTCGTGGCCGCCTCCTGCCGCCATCCCGGGCTCGACGTGGACGCCACGCGCACCGACCGCGTGCTCGCGCCCTACGAGGCGCCCACGGACGCGGCCTTTGCGCTGCTGGTCGGCGACCAGATCTATGCCGACGCCACCGCCGGTCTGGTGGACCCGCTCAGCCCCGCCGAACGTTACCTGGAGCGCTACGAACTGGCCTTCGGCCCCAGGGGCATGGGCCACTTCCTGTCCCACACACCCACCTACATGGTCCCGGACGACCATGAGTGGACCGATGCGCAACCCAATGGCAGCCCGCTGCTCAAATGGTCGTGGTCCGACCGCGCAAAGGACAAGCCCTATCGCGCACAGGAGAAGGCCATCTACCGCTGGGCCGGCAACGCCTTGACCGCTTTCCAGCGTTCGCTCTCCTGGCCGCTGGACTACCTGTGGCAGGAGGACCCGCGCGATCGGCCTGGCGTCACCGAACACCGGCACGGCTGCGTGAACCTCGTGCTGATCGACAGCCGCTCCTGGCGCAACCGTCAGGTCGAAGGCAGCGCCGCCGCGCGTGTGATGGACGCCATCGCTTTTCAATCCCTGCTGGACAGCCTCTACCAATCCCGAAACAGCGGCCTGCTGCAGGTGATCGTCACCGGCTCGGTGGTCATTCCCGGGCTGTACCCCAACGCGGACCCCGCCAACCCCGGCGTGAGCGACACCTGGCAGTACGCGCCCGAACAACGGCTGCGGCTGCTCGATGCCTTGGTGAAGCACCACCCGCGCCGCTTCCTGCTGATCTCGGGGGACTACCACGTGAGCGGCGCGCTCTCCCTGCAACTCAACGGCAGGACCGTGGGCGCGGCCATTGTGGCACCGCCGATCTACGCGCCATTGCCGTACGCCAACGCCGCCCCTGAACATGTGTTCACGCGGGAGTCGCTGGCACTGCCGAGCGGCCTGTTGACGCAGCAGGTCTGCGAAGGCGGCCAGGTTCGGCGAGGCAACGGCGTGGCGCACATCGGCGTGGAGCGCCTGGGCGAGGACTACAGGATCGTCTGCAAGCGCAAACTCACCGTGCTGGAGGTGGGACGTGACACAGAGTCGGATTGCGAGATCGCTCTCTGA
- a CDS encoding response regulator — protein sequence MRILLVDDHTMFRAGLAMQVKLLRPGAVTLECEGPAQARKLLQESTLPFDVIVLDLGMPGFKGLEALAYFRGLCPEIPCAVVSGQELSSDEVGECVEKGAFCFIPKSADAAQVAQAIDCMVTGNAWLPASAVSVLGKGPSGRPPSVWSQAGLHITPRQAEVLRGLVQGKSNKVIARELGISDGTVKTHVDHIFEVLEVDSRSKVVIRLARLGIRIQDLVDPGA from the coding sequence ATGCGCATTCTTCTGGTCGACGATCACACCATGTTCCGCGCGGGGCTGGCCATGCAGGTGAAGCTGTTGCGGCCCGGCGCAGTGACGCTGGAATGCGAGGGACCTGCGCAGGCGCGCAAGCTGCTGCAGGAATCCACCTTGCCTTTTGACGTGATCGTGCTGGACCTGGGCATGCCCGGGTTCAAGGGGCTCGAAGCGCTGGCCTACTTTCGCGGCCTGTGTCCCGAGATTCCTTGCGCGGTGGTCTCGGGCCAGGAGCTGTCTTCAGACGAGGTCGGCGAATGCGTGGAAAAAGGCGCTTTCTGTTTCATCCCGAAGTCGGCCGATGCGGCGCAGGTCGCCCAGGCCATCGATTGCATGGTGACGGGCAACGCCTGGCTGCCCGCCAGCGCCGTGAGCGTGTTGGGCAAGGGGCCTTCGGGTCGGCCGCCGAGCGTGTGGTCGCAAGCTGGGCTGCACATCACGCCGCGGCAGGCCGAGGTGCTGCGCGGCCTGGTGCAGGGCAAGTCCAACAAAGTGATTGCGCGCGAGCTCGGCATTTCCGATGGCACGGTCAAGACCCATGTGGACCACATTTTCGAGGTGCTGGAGGTCGACTCGCGCTCGAAGGTCGTGATCCGCCTCGCGCGCCTGGGCATCCGCATCCAGGACCTGGTAGACCCCGGCGCTTGA
- a CDS encoding thiamine pyrophosphate-binding protein → MPQIAGHLLVQCLIAQGVTHAFGVPGESYLAVLDGFHAHADRIRFVTNRQEGGAAFMAEAQGKLTGRPGVCFVTRGPGATNASIGLHTAFQDSTPMVLFVGDVASDARDREAFQEVDYAVFFGPSTKGMAKRVERIDDARRIPEYVARAFATAMNGRPGPVVLVLPEDMLTQVVQAEPLARVEPVQAWSDPGALRELRALLLASERPLVIAGGGGWTPQSAAALQRFAENWQLPVANAFRFQDCFDNHHPLYAGDVGLGINPALARRVRESDLLIAIGARLGESTTSGYTLIEAPVPAQKLVHIHGSAEELGRVYQATLAINATMNAAARSLEVLAAPTEVPWREWAQGCHTDYEANIDVANGGTVLPGSIDMPALIHTLQKHLPADAVLTNGAGNFASWLHRFYRYPGLAKGHKTQLAPTNGAMGYGVPAGIGAAILTGRTVFTIAGDGDFLMNGQELATAVQHGAKSIVLLLNNGSFGTIRMHQEREFPAHVSGSGLSNPDFCALARAYGYAAERVTRTEEFEAALLRALAAPTGSLIEVPLDVEVITTRGTLMQIRESALARPPG, encoded by the coding sequence ATGCCTCAGATCGCCGGTCACCTGCTCGTGCAATGCCTGATCGCCCAAGGGGTGACACACGCTTTTGGCGTTCCTGGCGAAAGTTATCTCGCGGTCCTCGATGGTTTTCACGCGCATGCCGATCGCATCCGCTTCGTCACCAACCGCCAGGAAGGTGGCGCAGCCTTCATGGCCGAGGCCCAGGGCAAGCTTACCGGGCGTCCCGGGGTGTGTTTCGTGACACGCGGGCCGGGCGCGACCAATGCCTCCATCGGCCTGCACACGGCCTTTCAGGATTCGACGCCCATGGTGCTCTTCGTGGGCGACGTCGCCAGCGACGCGCGCGACCGCGAGGCGTTCCAGGAGGTGGACTATGCCGTGTTTTTCGGCCCCTCCACCAAGGGCATGGCCAAGCGCGTGGAGCGCATCGACGACGCGCGCCGCATTCCCGAGTACGTGGCGCGCGCCTTCGCCACCGCCATGAACGGGCGGCCCGGGCCGGTGGTGCTGGTGCTGCCGGAGGACATGCTCACCCAGGTGGTGCAGGCCGAGCCGCTGGCACGCGTGGAGCCGGTGCAGGCCTGGAGCGACCCTGGCGCGCTGCGCGAATTGCGTGCGCTGCTGTTGGCCAGCGAGCGGCCTTTGGTCATTGCGGGCGGCGGCGGCTGGACGCCGCAGTCCGCCGCCGCGCTGCAGCGCTTTGCGGAGAACTGGCAACTGCCGGTGGCCAATGCGTTCCGGTTCCAGGACTGCTTCGACAACCACCATCCGCTGTATGCGGGCGACGTGGGCCTGGGCATCAACCCCGCGCTGGCGCGGCGCGTGCGCGAGAGCGACCTGCTCATCGCCATCGGTGCGCGGCTGGGCGAGTCCACGACCAGTGGCTACACCTTGATCGAAGCGCCGGTGCCGGCGCAGAAGCTGGTGCACATCCACGGCAGCGCGGAAGAGCTGGGCCGGGTGTACCAGGCCACGCTGGCGATCAACGCGACCATGAACGCGGCCGCGCGCAGCCTGGAGGTGTTGGCCGCGCCCACCGAAGTGCCTTGGCGCGAATGGGCGCAGGGTTGCCACACCGATTACGAAGCCAACATCGACGTGGCCAACGGTGGCACCGTGCTGCCTGGCTCCATCGACATGCCCGCGCTCATCCACACGCTGCAAAAGCACTTGCCCGCAGACGCCGTGCTCACCAATGGCGCGGGCAACTTCGCGAGCTGGCTGCACCGGTTCTACCGTTACCCCGGGCTGGCCAAGGGGCACAAGACGCAGCTCGCGCCCACCAACGGCGCCATGGGCTACGGCGTGCCGGCGGGCATCGGCGCGGCCATTCTCACCGGGCGTACGGTGTTCACCATCGCGGGCGATGGCGATTTCCTCATGAACGGGCAGGAACTGGCCACGGCGGTGCAGCACGGCGCCAAAAGCATCGTGCTGCTGCTCAACAACGGCAGCTTCGGCACCATCCGCATGCACCAGGAGCGCGAGTTCCCGGCGCATGTGAGCGGCTCGGGCCTGTCCAACCCCGACTTCTGCGCGCTGGCCCGCGCCTATGGGTATGCGGCCGAACGCGTCACGCGCACCGAAGAATTCGAGGCCGCGTTGCTGCGCGCGCTGGCCGCGCCCACCGGCAGCCTGATCGAGGTACCGCTCGATGTGGAAGTGATCACCACGCGCGGCACCTTGATGCAGATCCGTGAAAGTGCCCTGGCGCGTCCGCCAGGCTGA
- a CDS encoding TetR/AcrR family transcriptional regulator, whose product MSNTPTPVAEERLRDAERSQNTILSAARDEFAEHGLGGARVDRIAERAGLNKRLIYYYFEDKEKLFQAVLEQVYRHIREEEQKLNLLHVKPTTAVRRLVEFTWNYYLEHPEFLTLLNSANLHRARHLQQSHRARQLNSPLIATLGEVLERGRAEGTFRGGIDPLQLYVSIAGLAYFYLSNNHTLSAIFGRDLMTPKAHSERLSHMCDVILGYVLRS is encoded by the coding sequence ATGAGCAACACACCCACACCGGTTGCCGAAGAGCGTCTGCGCGACGCGGAGCGATCGCAGAATACCATTCTGTCCGCGGCGCGGGACGAGTTCGCCGAGCACGGCCTGGGCGGCGCGCGCGTGGACCGCATCGCCGAACGCGCGGGGCTGAACAAGCGCTTGATCTACTACTACTTCGAGGACAAGGAAAAGCTGTTCCAGGCGGTGCTGGAGCAGGTGTACCGCCACATCCGCGAAGAAGAACAGAAGCTCAACCTGCTGCACGTCAAGCCCACCACCGCCGTGCGCCGGCTGGTGGAGTTCACCTGGAACTACTACCTCGAACACCCCGAGTTCCTCACGCTGCTCAACAGCGCCAACCTGCACCGTGCACGCCACCTGCAGCAGTCGCATCGCGCGCGCCAGCTCAACTCGCCGCTCATCGCCACGCTGGGCGAAGTGCTGGAGCGCGGACGCGCCGAAGGCACCTTCCGCGGCGGCATCGACCCGCTGCAGCTGTACGTGTCGATCGCCGGGCTGGCCTACTTCTACCTCTCGAACAACCACACGCTGTCGGCGATCTTCGGGCGCGACCTCATGACGCCCAAGGCGCACAGCGAACGCCTCTCGCACATGTGCGATGTGATCCTAGGGTATGTCCTGAGAAGCTGA